The DNA segment CACGCGAAGGGCACCGCGCTCATCATGCCGGTGGCGTTCGGCGGCGTGTTCGTGACGATGGCCGTCATCTTGCTGCGCTTGAAGGGCAAGGAGGGCGACAAGAGCAAGGTCATCTTCATGCTCTTCTGCTTCGCGGTGCTCTTCTGGATGGCGTTCGAGCAGGCGGGCAACGCACTCAGCATTTGGGCCGATCAACACACGGTGCTGAAGGTGGGCACCTTCGAGTACCCGGCCGAGTACTTTCAGTCGGTCAACGCGGTGCTGATCTTCATCCTCGCGCCGCTCTTCACGATGTTCTGGATCAAGGTGTGGAACCCCTCCACGCCCGTGAAGATGTTCGTGGCGCTGCTCTTCATGACCGCGTCGTTCGCCGCGATGGTCGCGGGCGCGGGCTCCGAGAACTCGCGCGAGTCGCGCGTGAAGCTCGCCGGCGGGGTGCCCGCAGGCGTCGACGTGTCGAAGCTCGACGCCGGCCGCCTCCGCTTCGAGGGCGGCGAGCTCGTGGTGAAGGGCGTGCTCCCCATCTTTGGCCGCAACGGGGCCATCGCCGCGGCTGTGCCGGAGAGCTACGCGAAGTTCGTGGAGACCCTCGAGGACCGCACCAAGGGCGCCACGAAGGCCTCCCCTGTGACGATCGAGCTCACGACGCTGCCAGAGTACTTCGAGCCGATCATGACGAAGAACGACGAGGCCAACGGCGCCGCCGAGCTCGTGGGCGCGACGGTCGGCCCCGACGGCAAGGTGACCGCCGGCCCGGGCGCCAAGATCGTGTTTCACTTCCACGCCCCGGTCGACGAAAACTCCAAGGTGAGCGTGCTCCAGTGCGCGGCGTCGCCCGCGTGGAAGACCGCGATCGTGGAGCTCGCGAAGGCGAGCCAGGACAGCCGCGTGAGCGGCATGTGGCTCTTCCTCAGCTACCTGCTCGCGACGCTCGGCGAGCTGTGCCTCTCGCCGGTCGGGCTCTCGATGGTCACGAAGCTCGCGCCCGCGCGCTTCGGCTCGCTCTTCATGGGCGTGTGGCTGCTCGCGAGCTCGGTCGCGCAGTACGTGGGCGGCAGCATCGGCGAGTCGTGGGGCAAGGTCACCCCGGTGAGCTACTTCCAGCTCTTCGTGGGCATCAGCGTCCTCGGCGCGGGCGTGCTGTTCGTGTTCTCACGTCCCATCCGCAAGCTGATGCACGAGGTGACGTAGGCGTGTCCAAGGCCTTCACGAAGGAGCCGGACGCCGACGACGACGATCCGGCCGACGCCGAGCCCGCGCCGCGAGGGCCGAGCTACATCACCCCGGAGGGCCAGCGCCGCCTCCGCGACGAGCTCGAGCGGCTGTGGCACGGCGAGCGCCCCAAGGTCACGGCCGACGTCCAGGCGGCCGCGGCGCAGGGCGATCGCTCGGAGAATGCAGAGTACATCTATGGCAAGAAGCGCCTCCGCGAGATCGATCGCCGCATCCGCTTCCTCTCGAAGCGGCTCGACGTGCTGCGCGTGGTCGACCCGGGCGCGAGCCTCGCGAGCCGCGACGACGGGCGGGTCTTCTTCGGCGCGTGGGTCACGGTCGAAGACGAGGACGGCGCCCGGGCGACGTACCGCATCGTCGGGCCCGACGAGATCGACCTCGCCCGTCGACACATCAGCGTCGCCTCGCCGGTCGCCAAGGCGCTGCTCGGCAAGCGGGAGGGGGACACGACCCTCGTCGCGCGCCCGAAGGGGACAGTGGAGCTCACGGTGCTCCGCGTGAGCTACGAGGCCGACCCCGCGGACCCAGCCGCGCCGCGGTAGCCGGCGCGGCGCTCACGGCTCGCGCCGAGGCGCCGTCCATGTCCGTGTAGAGTGCACGCACATCGTCGGAGACGCAGGTGAGCAGGCACCGGAGGATCGCAACGCAGCCCGTGCCGATGCGGCGGCGCGGGGGCGACGGGAGTTTATCAACGGCTAGCTAGTCCCCTGGAAGCGTGATTTCTTTCAAAAACACTCATCCGTGAACCTGCAGGATTCGCTGTCCGAAGCGCTGGACCGACGCCAGGATCTCGTCGGCGGGCTTGGTCCACTTGAACGGCCGCGAGCGCTCGTTGTGCGCGTCGACGTAAGCTTGGATCGCCTGACGTAGCTGCGGGATGCTCGTGTGCGAGCCGCGCTTGAGAGCCTGCTCGGTGAGGAGGCCGAAGAAGCGCTCCACGAGGTTGAGCCACGAAGAGTAGGTGGGGGTGAAGTGCAGCTGGAAGCGGGGGTTGCGCAGCAGCCAGCGCTGCACTTCAGGGCCCTTGTGCGCCGAGAGATTGTCGAGGACGACATGCACGGCGAGCTCCGGTTCGACCGCTGCATCGAGGGCCTTGAGGAAGGCGACGAGGTCCTTCGCACGGTGCTGCTTCTTGAAACGAGCGATGACCTCGCCCGTTGCCACGTTGAGCGCCGCGAAGAGGTCGAGCGTGCCGTGACGGACATAGTTGTGGGTCTGTCGTTCCGGCTGACCGAGGTCCATCGGCAGGACCGGCTGCGCACGTTCGAGCGCCTGGATCTGCGACTTTTCGTCCACCGCGAAGACGACAGCGCGGTCGGGTGGGTTCATATAGAGGCCTACGACGTCGCGAACTTTCTCGACGAACTGCGGGTCGTCTGAGAGTTTGAAGGAGCGCACGATGTGTGGCTTCAGGCCAAACGTCCGCCAGATCTTCCTGACGGTGGTGTGGCTGATGCCCGCCTTGGCGGCCATGTCGCGCGTACTCCAGTGGGTCTTGCCCTTGGGCTTGGCCTCCAAAGTCGCGACGACGATCTTCTCGACCTGTTCGTCCGAGATCGCGCGCGGCGCCCCAACGCGGGGCTCATCGTAAAGCCCGTCGAGCCGACGCTCGACAAACCGCCGACGCCAGAGGCCAACGGTCTGCATCGACGTCCTGCAACGGGCTGCGACATCTGTGTTCGTCGCGCCCCCCGCGCAGGCCAAAACGATGCCGGCGCGAAACGCGAGGCGACGATTCGTGCGTACTCGTCGCGCCGCTCCAACTCCGCGCGTTCCTCGGGAGAAAGGGCGAGTACTGCCTTCGGGCCGCTGGTGGTCATGGTCCTTGGACTAGGAAGCACCGTAGAATATTTAAGTCATCTTGCTTCCAGGGGAGTCCCCTGGAGTCGTGGTTCGTACCAGAAGCCCGGTCTTCGGTGTCATGCCGAGGAGCGAGGGGGTGCCCCGTTTGCGGCGGCGGCGGGCCCGTCCTCAACTCGGACGTCGTTCCGCGCGGTGGAGGCGGCGCTTTGCGCTCAGGGGACAGTGGTTTCGGGTGTGACCGCGCGAGAACGCCGACCCTCGAACATGAGTATCCTCCCACCGCCGCCGAAAACGGGACACCCCCTCGCTCCCTTGTGGCGAAAGGCCGAGCCGCGCGACTTCTGGAAGGGATCACGCTTCCAGGGGACTAGGGCTCGCGGCAGGTGGGCGACTCGCCGGACTCCGGCACGCAGATCTTGAAGTCGTAGGGGCCGAGCGCGCACATGTAGTTGCCGGGGCAGTCCGACGGCTTCGAGCACGCCTGATGGCAAATGTAGCGGTTGCCGGCCTTGCCGAACGAGGAGCACATGCCGCCCTCGCACTCGAGCCCCGCGTTGGCGTCGTGCGTGGCGGTGCAGCAGTCGCCGAGCTTGCGCGTGCCGCGCGAGTAGACGTTGCCGGGGGTGCAGCGGGTGGCCGCGCTCGGGGCGCAGAGGCGGTCTGCGCCGCCGCCGACGCTCGGGCAGGTGAAGGTGCCCGCCGTGGCGAGGCAGCCGCTGGGATCGCCGCACCGGTCGAGGCACATGCGGCCTCCCGGTCCGTCGACACACTGTCGCGACCGGCACTCGCTCGCGTCGGCGCAACAATACCCGTTGGGGAGCGCGCCGAAGGGCCCCGGACCGGTCGGGCCTGCGCCTACGGGCCGGGTGGCAGCGTCGTCCGGCGCGCCCGAACCCGAGGGAGGCGCGGTCGGGGCGATGGGCACGCCGCCTTCGCCCGTCGCGGTCGGGCCGCCATCGGGGAGCGTGTCTCCGCCGCCCTCTTTGAGGTCGCTGCACGCGGCGAGCGCGAGAGCGCACGCGGCGGCGCAGAGCCAGGAGCGCGGCCAGGAGACCGTCTTGCGCGCGGGGACCATCCCCCCAGCGTACGTCGACGCGCGCGGGTTCTTCCCTCCGAAGGCTCTCCGGAGAGCCGCGCTTCGCGCTCGAGGCTCAGCGGACCAGCGAGAGGCGGGCGCCGGACCCGAACGCGGCGAGGTGGCCGCTCTCCTCCGCGATGTACGCGTCGCACTTCTCGTCGACGCGCAGGAGGTCCGGGATGGCCTCGCACGGGCCCACCGTGCCGAGGCGCGCGCCGTCCTGAGGGCGGAATACATGTACGTCAATGTGCGGCACGAAGAGCGCGCCCGAGCGGAGCACGGGCTCGAGGCGCCTCGGCGCGTCGGCCTCGTTCGCGCGCCCGAGCTCCTGACGATAGCGAACGCGCCCTCCCGCGGACTCGACGGCGAGCAGCTCGCCCGTCGGCGTGTTGCCGATGACGAGATCGTCGACCGCCAGCCACGACGTGCCCACCGGCGCTACGGCGTTCTTCGTGTCGAAGCGCGGCTTGCCGGTGGCGCGGTCGAGGCCCACGAGGCGGAGGCCGTCGCGCTCGCGGAGCGCGAGGACGACAGCGTCGCTGGCGACGAGGGGGCTCCCCTCGACCGTCACGGTGCCCGTGAGCGCGTGCGACACGCGCACCTCGCCCGAGAAGGGATCGACGATGGCGAGCTGCCCGGGCCCGTGCGCGGCGCCCGCGACGGCGTAGAGGCCGTGCTGGTCGACCGTGGGGGCGGCGCAGAAGCGGAGCCTGTCGCGCACGCGCCAGACGACCGAGCCCGTGGAGACGTCGAGCGCCGTCAGCGCGGTGTCGCCCGTGGCCACGTAGAGGAGCTTGCCCGAACGCTTCAGGCGCAGCGCGCCCGAGCTCTTGCCCCACGCGTAGCGCCAGCGAGGCTCGCCCGTCAGGAGATCGAGGGCGACGAGGTGCCGCTCGCCCTCGGACAAGATGAGCAGGCGCGGGAGGCCCGGCGCGCTCACGACGCAGCCCGCCTGGGGGCCTGCGCCGCGCGGCGCGATCCACGTGCGGAGCGCGACGTCGCCGTTGCCGAAGTCGTGGACCGTCACCTCGCCGTCGCTGGCCACCCGGGCGATGCCCGCGGGCGTCACTACGCTCGTGGCTCGGGCGGCGGGGGCGCGCCAGAGGACCTCGCCGGTCGCGCGGTCGAGGCACGAGAGCTCGTGGACCGAGCCCACGATGAGGCGGTCGCCGCAGAGGAACGTCCCCCGGAGATCGATGCCGGCGATCTGCGCGCGCCACTTGGGTGTGTAGCGGAGGCGCGCAGGCGGCACCGCCTCGCTGCGCGGTCGCGCGGCGCCCTCGGCGAAGGCGCGGTACGACTCCGGCGCGCGGTTCACGAAGGAGTCGGAGCGCTTCACCTCGCGGAGCGCGCCCTCGAGCTCGCGGACCTGGCGGCGGAACGCCGAGAGCCGCAGGTTCATCGACTGCGAGCGATCGCGGCGCACGACGGCGCGCACGACGGCGCGACCGAACGAGAGCGCCGCCTCGACCACGTCGGACACGCCCAGGTTCGGAAACGTGTAGAGTGCACGCTCACGGCTCGAGAGCTCGGCGCTGCCGAGCACCAGCGCGGCGACTTCTCTGCCGTCCGCGTCGCAGCTCGCGCGCAGCCCGACCAGCAGGCCGCCCGCGTTGGCGCGGACGTGGAAGCCCTGGCCTCGCTCCCACGAGGCGAGGGCGCCGCGCGCGAGCTCGACGAGGCGCTCTGCCACGAGGAAGGGCGCGGCCTCACCGAGGTCGACCGCGCGCCCGCGGATCTCGGCCCGCATGCGGCCGCGGAAGAGCAGCGCGTGGAGATCGGCGCGCTCGACGCTGGACGGCGCGGCGCCGCGCGCGCCCTCCCGCAGGAGGAACTCGGCGGCGAAGGAGATCGGCGCGTCGCGGTCGAGCTCGATGACGACCGGCGTGGGGCGAGGGAGGGGCAGGTCGCTGTCCGCGCCGAGGTCTTCGGTGTCGGCCAGCGAGCGACGCACCGTCTCGAGCTCCGGGGCCCGCGAGCGCATCGAGCCCGCCGCGCCGGCGCCCGCCGCGTTCGCGAGCGCGTCGAGGACGCTGGCGCGAACCTCGCTGAACGCCACCGGGCGCTCGTGCACGAGCACCTTCGGATCGCCGCCCGCCCGGTAGACGCTGAGCAGCGCCGTCGGGCCGAAGCGCTCGATCGCGAGCTCCCATGAGTCGTCGTAGAAGCGCACGATCGCCTTGCCTCGGTGGCTCGCGAGCAGCGGCGTCAGCGCGCTCGCGAGGTCTCGGAGGACACTCACGGCGTTGCGCTCGTTGACGCTCGCGGTCACGTTCGTGCCCTGGATGAAGATGTCGAGGACCTCGCGCGGGGCCGGCCCACGCGGGGCGCCGCCCCGCCGCTCCGCGAGCGACGCCTCTCCGCGCGGCGCGTGCTCGGCGGAGGAACCCTGGTCGACGAATATCTCGAAGCTTCGCATGCTCTCTACGGCTCTCCTCGGGTGGCGACGGCACCGCCATGGTAGGAAGCGTGAGGTGAGAGCTGTAGTTTTCGGCGCAGGATGAAGGCAATTGGACAAGCCCCGTCCACGCTGGTAGCCCCCCGCGCCGCCTCGCGCCGGGCGCTCGCGCTCGCGGTGCTCGGGCTCGCGTGCGCGCTCGGGCCCGCGCTGTTCATGTGGGGCTTCACCGTCGACGACGCGCTCATCTCCGCGCGCTACGCGGTGAACCTCGCGTCGGGCGCGGGCTACCGCTTCGCCGCGGCCGGGCCGGCGACCGACGGCGTCACGCCGCTGCCATGGCCGCTGCTGCTCGCCGCCCTCGCGCACCTGCCCGGCGCGGGCGGCGCGCCCTTGGCGGTGACGATCCTCACCCGCGCGAAGGCGCTCGGCGTCGCGCTCGGCGCGCTGGGGGGAGCGCGGCTGGGGTGGGCCCTCTCGGGCACGCGCGCGCCGCTCGGGCACGCCGCCGCGGCCCTGCTGGTGTGCGCGCTCTCCGTGCCGCTGGCGGCGCACTCGGCGAGCGGCATGGAGACCTCGCTCGCGACCTGCCTGCTCACGTTCGCGGCGACCTCGCGGCGGGCGCTGGCCCGCGGCGCGCTCGCGGGGCTCGCCGCGTCGCTCCGGCCGGAGCTGCTCCCGTGGGCGCTCACGCTCGCGGCGTTGTCGGTCCAGCGCGGGCCTCGCGGGTCGTCACCTCGCGCCCGCGCCGCCGCGCGCGCCGCGGCTCGAGCGCTCGCGGGGGCGGTCGTCGCGGCGGCGACGCCCTTCGCGCTCTGCGTCGTCGCGCGGCTCGTCGCCTTCGGCCGCCCCGCGCCGCTTGCGCTGCTCGCGAAGCCCAGCGACGTCGCGCACGGGCTCCCGTACGCGGGCGCGGCGCTCATCGCGTCGCTGACGCCGCTCCTCGTGGTCGCCCCCTCCGCTGCACGCGGGGCGCGTCGAGGCGTGGGCGCTCGCGGCCGCGCGCTCGTGGTGGCGGCCTGCGTCCACGCCGGGGTGATCGTCGCCGTGGGGGGCGACTGGATGCCCTACGCGCGGCTCATGGCGCCGCTCGTCCCGGGCCTCGCGTTCGCCGCGTGCGCCATCTTGCCCGGCGCCGGCCCCCGCGTCGGGCGGGCGCGCGCTTGGTCTATCGGGCGTCTCGTCGTCGCCGCGGGGGTTGGCGTGGTGCTCTTCGCGGGCACGGCGCCGCGCGGACGGGGCGTATGGCGCGATCGCCTCGCGCTCATCGCGCGGGCGCGGCCGGAGCTCGCGGGCGCCCGCGGGGTCGCGGCGCTCGACATCGGGTGGGTCTCGGCCGCGACCGACGCGCCCCTCCTCGATCTCGCGGGCCTCACCGATCCCGAGCTCGCGGCGCTCCCGGGCGGGCACACGTCCAAGCGCGTCGCGACCTCGCTGCTCCTCGACCGCGGCGTCGACGTCGCGCTCGTGTACACGACCGCTGGCGGGATGCCCGCGCCGGGCGCTTCGCAGGTGGTGGGGGCGCGCGGGGTCGAGGCTCGCCTCGTCGGCTCCGAGCTGTTCGCGCGGCGGTACGCGCCGAGCGCGTTCGTGCGCCTCGGTGACGCGGGCGCCGGGTACGTCGTGTACCGCCGTGTTCCAGAGAAAAGTGAATGATATCCGCGTTCAATGTGAGAATGATGGGGGCCTGTCACGAACGGGGGCGCCCGCGCGACGACGCGCCATGACGACTCGTGCGACACTCGCCCTCGCCCCGATGTCGACCCCCGGCTCCCCAGCGCGCCCCGCGCACCCCCTCGAAGACCCGCGCTTCCGCGAGGCGCTCACGCGCATGGTCCGGCGGCGCGTGCCCGAGAGTGACGCGGAGGACATCGTGCAGACCGCGATCGCCGAGGCGCTCGTGGCCGGCAAGCGCGACGACGAGCCCGACGCCCTCCGTCGCTGGGTGTGGGGCGTCGCGCGCCACAAGGTGGTGGACCACTTCCGTCGCCGCCGGCGTCTGACCGACGAGCTGCCCGACGTCGCCGGCGAGGACGCGGGCCAGGGCGAGCTCGATCTCCTGCGGTGGGCGCGCCGCGAGCTCCCCGAGGGCGAGAACGCCGAGGAGACCCTGCGGTGGATGCTGCGGGAGGCGGAAGGCGAGACCCTGGAGACGATCGCGGAGGAGTCGAACCTCCCGGCGCCGCGCGTGCGAAAGCGCGTGAGCCGGCTGCGCGAGCACTTTCGCGCGCGGTGGAGCGGCCAGGCGGCGGCGCTGCTGGCCCTCGGCGTGGTCGTCGTGGTGCTCGTGGTGGTGGCCCTCCGTCGGCGCAGCGACGACATCGCCAAGGACGTCCCGGCGCCGAGCGTGAGCGCGCCGACCCCCGGCCCGCGCGAGGTCGCCGAGCAGAAGCGACGCGCGGCCTTCGAGCGTTGCGGGGCGGGCGCGTACCGGCCCTGCCTCGACCTCTTCGACGAGGCGAAGGGCCTCGACCCCGCGGGCGACGAGGCCGAGGCCGTGCAGCGCGCGCGCAAGGCCGCGACCGACGCGCTCGCGCCCCCCGTCGCGCCGGTCCCGACGGCGTCGGCCAGCCCGATCCCCACGGGCGACGCCTCTCCGAAATGGGCCCCGCAGAAGATGGCGCCCGAGCCGAGCGCGCGCCCGACGCCGACGCCGGTCCCCACCGAGGCGCCGCTCATGAAGCCGACCGCTCCGCCCGCGCCGAAGGCGCCGAGCAAGAAGGCCGCGTTCGATCCCTCGGGCGGGATGTCGAAGTAGCGGGCGCGTCAGCGGAGGCGGCGCTCGGGGCGGTCGACGCGGTCGTCGCGGTCGCGCTTGGCTCCTCCGAGGAGCCCCTGCGCGAGGAGCGCAGCCAGGAGCCCCGCGCCCGCGAAGGCCATCGCTTGGCTGAGCTTCGCGTCGACGAGCGCGAGCTTGCCGGTGTTGTGGAGCACCCAGCCGAGGCCGAACGCGAGGCCTCCGAGCGCGACGGCGCGCGCGACGCTGGAGGCGCGGTAGACGAGGAGCTGCGGTAGCACCGCGACCACGCCGAGCACCCCCGGGAAGACGAGATCGGGGCGGCCGAACAGTGGCACTCTCTGCCCGTGCGTCACGAGCTCGCGCGCGCCGGCGTCGGCCGCGAACGCCGCGCCAAACGCGGTCGCCGTGAAGAGGAGCGCGTACAAGAACGCGCCCGCCCCGGCCTTGGCGGTGAGCCGCGAGGGCGCCTTCGCCTTCGCAGCCAGCTCGGTGAGCTTCGCGCGCCGCGCGGCCTCGGGATCGACGGGGACCACCGCCGGCGTTTCCTGGGCCGCGGGGCTCGTCGCGGGGCGGCGAGCGGCCTTGTCGGGCTCGCGCGTCTCGCGCTCCGCGACGCTCGGCGGACCGCCGGGTGCGCTTGGCTCGCGGTCGCGCAAGCCCGCGCCGTGCGCGCGCGCCCTGCGCTGGGCGCGCTCCCGCTCCTCGTCGGTGGCCGTCGGGTCGGTCGCGAGCGCCTCGGCGTGCCGGACGGCGCCCAACAACGCGAGCTCGCGCGAGGTTTCGGGTGCGCCGGGGGCGGGGAGACCGGCCGCGCGGGCAGCGTTCCGGTACCAAACGTCGGCCTTCTCGGCGTCGCGCGCGAAATGGACGCCGAGCTCGTACAGGTTG comes from the Myxococcales bacterium genome and includes:
- a CDS encoding peptide MFS transporter; this encodes MAKAAPHPRGLYLLFFTEMWERFSYYGMRALLMTYMLNYLLWQPERASGVYKWYTSLVYLTPLLGGLIADRLLGLRNSIVIGGILMAIGHFLMAFESLPFFYAALGFLIAGNGFFKPNISTMVGKMYPKGDNRRDGAFTIFYMGINLGAFLSPLVCAWLKQHYSFHYGFAAAGIGMCVGLTVFLVGQKRVLADIAAAEVVEKSAKAESEEAAKEAAANEQPTGSAYRDGKPEAEGAEGAAGADGARGFAGGLAMVYPFVMILAALGIAGMYVSMFLSGHAKGTALIMPVAFGGVFVTMAVILLRLKGKEGDKSKVIFMLFCFAVLFWMAFEQAGNALSIWADQHTVLKVGTFEYPAEYFQSVNAVLIFILAPLFTMFWIKVWNPSTPVKMFVALLFMTASFAAMVAGAGSENSRESRVKLAGGVPAGVDVSKLDAGRLRFEGGELVVKGVLPIFGRNGAIAAAVPESYAKFVETLEDRTKGATKASPVTIELTTLPEYFEPIMTKNDEANGAAELVGATVGPDGKVTAGPGAKIVFHFHAPVDENSKVSVLQCAASPAWKTAIVELAKASQDSRVSGMWLFLSYLLATLGELCLSPVGLSMVTKLAPARFGSLFMGVWLLASSVAQYVGGSIGESWGKVTPVSYFQLFVGISVLGAGVLFVFSRPIRKLMHEVT
- the greB gene encoding transcription elongation factor GreB, with amino-acid sequence MSKAFTKEPDADDDDPADAEPAPRGPSYITPEGQRRLRDELERLWHGERPKVTADVQAAAAQGDRSENAEYIYGKKRLREIDRRIRFLSKRLDVLRVVDPGASLASRDDGRVFFGAWVTVEDEDGARATYRIVGPDEIDLARRHISVASPVAKALLGKREGDTTLVARPKGTVELTVLRVSYEADPADPAAPR
- a CDS encoding PQQ-like beta-propeller repeat protein, with the translated sequence MRSFEIFVDQGSSAEHAPRGEASLAERRGGAPRGPAPREVLDIFIQGTNVTASVNERNAVSVLRDLASALTPLLASHRGKAIVRFYDDSWELAIERFGPTALLSVYRAGGDPKVLVHERPVAFSEVRASVLDALANAAGAGAAGSMRSRAPELETVRRSLADTEDLGADSDLPLPRPTPVVIELDRDAPISFAAEFLLREGARGAAPSSVERADLHALLFRGRMRAEIRGRAVDLGEAAPFLVAERLVELARGALASWERGQGFHVRANAGGLLVGLRASCDADGREVAALVLGSAELSSRERALYTFPNLGVSDVVEAALSFGRAVVRAVVRRDRSQSMNLRLSAFRRQVRELEGALREVKRSDSFVNRAPESYRAFAEGAARPRSEAVPPARLRYTPKWRAQIAGIDLRGTFLCGDRLIVGSVHELSCLDRATGEVLWRAPAARATSVVTPAGIARVASDGEVTVHDFGNGDVALRTWIAPRGAGPQAGCVVSAPGLPRLLILSEGERHLVALDLLTGEPRWRYAWGKSSGALRLKRSGKLLYVATGDTALTALDVSTGSVVWRVRDRLRFCAAPTVDQHGLYAVAGAAHGPGQLAIVDPFSGEVRVSHALTGTVTVEGSPLVASDAVVLALRERDGLRLVGLDRATGKPRFDTKNAVAPVGTSWLAVDDLVIGNTPTGELLAVESAGGRVRYRQELGRANEADAPRRLEPVLRSGALFVPHIDVHVFRPQDGARLGTVGPCEAIPDLLRVDEKCDAYIAEESGHLAAFGSGARLSLVR
- a CDS encoding sigma-70 family RNA polymerase sigma factor; this encodes MTTRATLALAPMSTPGSPARPAHPLEDPRFREALTRMVRRRVPESDAEDIVQTAIAEALVAGKRDDEPDALRRWVWGVARHKVVDHFRRRRRLTDELPDVAGEDAGQGELDLLRWARRELPEGENAEETLRWMLREAEGETLETIAEESNLPAPRVRKRVSRLREHFRARWSGQAAALLALGVVVVVLVVVALRRRSDDIAKDVPAPSVSAPTPGPREVAEQKRRAAFERCGAGAYRPCLDLFDEAKGLDPAGDEAEAVQRARKAATDALAPPVAPVPTASASPIPTGDASPKWAPQKMAPEPSARPTPTPVPTEAPLMKPTAPPAPKAPSKKAAFDPSGGMSK